CACAACGCAATCATCCTGCTACCCTATTCCCCATCTTGCTGGCGTACAACACCGGGCGTATCGGCGGGTATACGCTTGCGGGGGCATTGGCAGGCGGTATAGGCGCGGCATTCCTGTCATTGGGCGGGTTGGACAGTGTGCGGCACGGTCTGCAAGTGTTCGCCGCCTTATTTACCATCGCGCTGGGGCTGTATTTGGCGGGTATCTGGGCAGGTGTGGCGCAAGTGGAAAACGCGGGGCGCACCTTATGGCGGCACATTGAACCGTTGGGGCGGCGTTTCATGCCAGTGAATTCCCCTGCAAAAGCGTTGCCACTGGGGTTTGTGTGGGGCTGGTTGCCGTGCGGCTTGGTGTACAGCGTGCTGATTTGGACGTTATCGGCGGGCAGTGTCGCCAAGGGTGCGTTGCTAATGCTGGCGTTTGGATTGGGGACCTTGCCGAATCTGTTGCTGATGGGCGCGGCGGCGGCGAAGCTTGCAAAATTTACCCGCAACCAAACCGTGAAACGGGTCGCCGGTTTGCTGATAGTGGGGCTGGGATTGTTGTTGTTATGGCAAGCGTTTTAAACCAACCAGTCTGCCATCCACAGACGTAAGCGTAAACCCCAGCCGGAGGTTAGCCCGACTTCGCGGAAACGAATGATGCCTTCTTCATCTAGCACGTAACTGGTAGGCACGCCTTTGATGCCGTATTGCCCCGATAATGAGCCATCTTCATCCACGATCGTGACCCACTCGGTGATTTTTTCGCGTTCCATGTAACGCTGCACTTCCTCAGCGCCACCCGATTGAAACGCAATCGTGATCACTTTCCAGTCTTTAGCAATGCCGCTAATGCTGCCTTGTTCCAATTCGCACATCGGACACCAACTTGCCCAAAAGTGCAGCAATACGGGCTTGCCACGGTAATTATCAAGGTGGATGACGTCACCATTCAAGGCAGTGCGTTCAAAATCCGGGGCTTCGCCGTCGAGCATTCCGCGCTGCTGCCAAGTGCGTACCCCGAAAATAATAGTGAGGATAATCAGGGCTTCTAGCAACCAGCGTGGCCAACGGCGTTTTTTGGGTGGCTGGTCATTATGCTCTGAAGTGTTTGCTGTCATTGTTTTCCGTGTTGGTTGATTGAATGCCGCGATTGTAGCACGCTCCAACTGAATGCCTGCCGATTCCCTTTCACTCCTCACATTACAAGCAAAAAACATCCACTAATCCGCTTTTTATTGCCGTCAGTAAAAAGTTTATGGATGATATGACGAGTCTTGAGAAATCACCCATCCGTCAAAATAATAATAATTACTTAAAATATCCAATAAAGACGAGACACATTATGAATACTAAAAAAATCTTGCTGGCTGCCACCATCCAATCCATTTTATGCGCTGCCCCTGCTTTTGCCGGAGATGTAGAGATTAGCTTACCCGCTGCTGCTGACGCTTTCACCGTCGACCAACCCGCAGGCACAGAACTCATGCGCGTCAATGGCGACGGCAATGTCGGTATCGGCACTGCCACTCCTGCTCGAACCTTAGACATTGTGGATGCAACCGCTATTGACAATGATGCAGCAGTATGGATTACACAAAATGCCTCGTCCGAACATACCCTGACCGTTTCAGGGAGTGATGTACTCACGCAAAACACCGGCTTATACCTGCGTACCCAAAAAGTGGGAACGATCAAAACAGGTAACGGCGCAGAATTACGCCTCGGTGCAGGCAACCGTACCGATTATTTAAACATCATGCCGTCGGGTAATATCGGTATCGGCACAACAGTCCCCAGCAATGGCACTGCCAACGGCGGCAAAGTTCTCAAGCTGGATGTAGAAGGTGCAATCGGCGCGAGCAGCTATTGCGACGAAAACGGCGAAAACTGCAAAACTATCCTGCAACTGGCTGGCGGCGGTGGTACTGCCGACAACCTCGGCAACCACACCGCCACGCAGAACATAGACCTCGCCGCCAACAAACTGGTCGGCAATGGCGGTACAGAAGGCATCGTCATTGATGCTACGGGTAACGTCGGCATTGGTACAACTGCGCCAACTAGCTTATTACACGTTGAGAAAGATCACGCTGGAATGACTGCTATTGTGGTCGGAAACCCCAATACTGGTGCTGATGCAAGCGCACGGCTCGGTGTTGCAAATGCAAGCAAAACTGCGTTGCTGGCAATGAATTCGCCTAATGCCACGCTCAACCCTAACAGTGCAACACTGTTCACCAATGCAGATAAACTCATCATTGCTCCCGGTGGAGATGATGCGACTCGCGCTATTCACCTGACAGGCAGCCTGAATTCACTCAGCAATGGTCTGACCGTCCATTCTTCTACTGGTAATATTGGTATCGGCACGGTCACACCCACCGAAAAAGTGGATGTACGTGGTGGCAATGTTCGTATCGAATCCACCAATCTATTTGAATTGCAAAACGTAGCCAACGGTATGGGTTATGACATAGGTTACGGTGTCGGCACAACACTCATGAGCCAAAACCACATCAATTATGTTATTGATTCAGTCGATAATGGCACGACTGGCGCACATAAATTTCTCACCAGAAGTGCGGGCGCTACCGTAGAGCTGTTGAAGATTCTTGAAAATGGCAACGCAACACTCAAAGGAACACTGACACAAAGCTCAGACGAGCGCTTAAAAGAAGAAATCAAACCCGTTTCAGACGCTCTGGAAAAGGTTAAACAACTACAAGGTGTTACCTTTAAATGGAAAGATGCCAAAAACAATGACACTGACACGCAATTGGGTTTGATTGCCCAACAGGTAGAAAAGGTCATGCCCGAAGTCGTAGAAACGACTGATGATGCCGATAAAACCAAAAGCGTGGCTTACGCCAACTTGGTGGCACTGCTGATCGAAGGCATGAAAGAGCAGCAGGCACAAATCGACGCGCAGCAACAGCGCATCGACGCACTCGAAGCGAAATTGAAATAAACCAACGCATCGGCGGGGGCGCGTTGCCCCTGCCTTTTTACACAAATTATAACAATTAAGCAGGTGCGCATTTATGAACAAATTTTTAGCGGCTGACTCGCCCACTCGCGGCAAACCCGCCTTATTAACGTCCGTCTCGGTATTGCTGGCAGTGCTGGCAATACCACATATTGCTTACGCGGATCAAATCATTGGCGACGGCACAACCCACACGATTGGCGCAAGCGCAATTCAAGATATGAACTGCCAAGCCGTTACCGTCAGCAGTGGCGGAGTAATGGACTTAGCCGCTGGCGGCACCTTACAAGAAGTCTCCACCTTGACGATCACAGGTGAACTCAAAGGCGGCACAGGGCAAATCCTCAAACTGGCAAGCTGGGTTAATAACGGCACAGTCAGTTCCATCCCCACCAAAATTGAATTCACCACCGATTGCGGGCCGATCACCGTTGCAGGCACAAGTGATACCGACGGTGACGGGATTAGTGACGACCTCGAAGGCGGCACAGACATTAACGCTGACGGTAAACCCGATTTGGATGTGGATAATGACGGTATCTACAACTTTCTTGACGATGACAGCGATGGGGACACCAAGCTGGACAAGGATGAGGGAACAAGTGACAGCCATAACGACGGCATTCCGAACTGGTTGGATGCTAACGATGCGCCCGCTAATCTTGCCCCAACCATTACCTCACCCGCCGCCGCAACCTTTACCGAAAACGCCAGTGGTGTGGTGCTGAATGTACAAGCCGACGATGACAAGGATAGCGAAGGCAATGGCTTGACTTATAGTTTGACCAATAGCGGCACCGATAACGCCCTGTTCAATATCAATGTAAACAACGGTGAAATTACCTTCAAAACACCACCCGATTACGAAGCACCTGCCGATAATGGCGCGGACAATGCTTATAGTCTGGAAATTAAAGTCTGTGACAGTGCCTCTACCTGTGCGGTACAAACCTTGACCGTCAACGTCACCGACATAAATGAAACGGATGCTGACGGTGACACTGACAGTGACGGCATCCCCGACACCACTGACCTCGACGATGACAACGATGGCATTGCTGACTTGACAGAATGTCCAGCAAAACCAACAAAGGCGGGCGCAACACCTTTTGAAAAGCCTGATGGTACATTGATTTTTAGCGGTGAAGTTTCCATGTCTGTTGATGGTACGTATGACACCAACAGCATCACCATCAATAAACCTGTGGGCGCAACGGTGGCGGCTGTTTACGCCTTTTCTGCCGGTACGGGATTTGGCAATGCGACATCAGAAATGAAGGTAAATGGCGTTAATGTCACACTTGACCATACGGAAACATCCTCTGCTGTTAGTGGTTCACCTAGCGTAGTCAACAAATGGGGCGAGATAACCAATCAGGTAGGTAGCATCATTGACGCGCTTCCCACTGGCGCATCCAGCATCCAATTATCAGAAACCACGCCTGCCAACAGTGAGGGAACGGCTTTAATCGTGGTATGGAACAATCCAAACATTGTGGACGGGATGGTGGCATTAAAATTCACCTCAGTACGTACATCGGATGGTCAAACTGTTACCGTCCCCACACTTCCGATTGACACCACGCATCCTGACTATGCTCTCAAAGCAGGTATGGGCATTAGCTTCAGTGTTGGCGACCCGGCTGCTGGCGACCCACAAGTTTCTACCATAAAAGTCAATGGTACAACCGTATCAACCGTTGCTGGTGGCTATGATGATGGCCTATTAGCCAATGGACAATTGTGGACGATTGGTGATGATGCCGACGTATTTTCAACCACCAGCGAAAAATGGGACATCAAAAATAACGTTGCGCAAGGGTCAACTTCCATCGCTTTTGCATCATCCAGTAGCCATATTTTTGACTTTATCGGCATCATCTGGATAGAAGGGCGTAGAATTCCACCCGATCCGAGTACGCAAACGTCATGCGACCACGACAATGACGGTCTTGATGATGACTTTGATCTTGATTCCGACAATGACGGCATACCTGACAACGTAGAAGCGCAAACCACCTTAAACTATATTGCGCCGAAAGGTGATGCAGCGGCAAACAATGGGTTGGATTCTGCCTACGGTGCTGGCTTAACACCCGTCAACACCGATAACGCGGATACTGCTGACTATTTAGATACTGATTCTGATAATGACAGCACAGACGACCAAACAGAATCCGGCAATATCAACGCCAACGCAACCTACGCTGACCCTAATGGTTCACTGGATACGGGTGCTATAACCTTACCCAATATTGATAAGGACAATGAGCCTGATTTCCGCGATGCCACCAATGATACCGACACCGACAAAGATGGCGTACCGGATGTCAACGACCTCGACACAGACGGTGACGGCATCCTCAATAGTGTGGAAGGCACGGCAGATGCGGATAGTGACGGCATTGCCAACCAGTTCGACCTCGATTCCGACGGCGATGGCATTCCTGACAATATCGAAGCGCAAACCACCGCCGGTTACAAACAACCCGCTGGCACAGTGGGTGCGAACGGCGTAGACACTGCCTACGGCGCAGGTCTAACCCCTGTCAATACTGACGGCACAGACACGCCGGATTATCTGGACACCGACTCCGATAACAGCGGCGCAAACGACACGGCAGAAGCCAAACTTGCCTTGGCGAACGCAGATGCCGACGGCGATGGGTTGGATAATGCGATTGACGCAGATGATGCCAGTTTTGGCTCTGCCAATGCAGGCATTACCGACGTATTGGGGACTTATCCGAAAGTTGACACACAGGTAAACTGGCGGGCAATTAATACTGCGCCAGTCATCCCAAATCCTGCGGCTATCGACTACGTGGAAAAAACCACTGCCCCAGCCGTTGATCTTGCAGCGACCGACGACACCGATACCGAAGGCGACAAGCTGGTCTACAGCGTAACCGGCGGCGATGACGCAGCCCTGTTTACTTTCGACACCGTAACAGGTGTGCTGACTTTTAAAGCCACACCCAGCTTTGCTACCCCTACCGATGCAGACGGCAACAACACTTATCTGGTGGAAGTGGCGGCGACTGACAGCGAAGGCGTTATTACCAAAAAACTGCTGACCATCACCGTGCTAAAAGATACCGATGGCGACAGCATCGGCGACAAGAACGATCTGGATTCTGACAACGACGGCATCCTCAATAGCGTAGAAGGCACAGCAGACGCCGACAACGACGGCATTGCCAACCAGTTCGATCTGGATTCTGACGGCGACGGCATTCCTGACAATATCGAAGCGCAAACCACCGCAGGCTTCACCGCCCCATCCGGCATAGATACGGATAAAAACGGTCTGGATGATGCCTACGGCGCGGGGCTAACCCCAATCAATACGGATGGTGCGGATACTCCCGACTATCTGGATACGGATGCAGACAACAGCGGCAAAAACGATACCGGCGAAGCAGGCATTACCCTCACAGATGCGGATACGGACAACGACGGTCTGGATGATGGCATCGACAGCAACGATGCCGGTTTCGGCCCTGCCAACGCAGGCATTACCGACGTACTGGCAGCCTACCCCGACAACGGCACGAACGTGTACTGGCGTTTGGTGAATGCAGCCCCCGTCATTCCGAATCCTGCTGCGTTGGATTACGTGGAAAGATCGACTGCACCAGCCGTTGACCTTGCGGCGACCGACGACACCGATACCGAAGGCGACAAACTGGTCTACAGCATGACCGGCGGCGATGACATGGTG
The sequence above is drawn from the Thiothrix subterranea genome and encodes:
- a CDS encoding sulfite exporter TauE/SafE family protein: MAWDWLNHSSYLAAFLVGLLGGVHCLGMCGGIVSALTFSLPAAQRNHPATLFPILLAYNTGRIGGYTLAGALAGGIGAAFLSLGGLDSVRHGLQVFAALFTIALGLYLAGIWAGVAQVENAGRTLWRHIEPLGRRFMPVNSPAKALPLGFVWGWLPCGLVYSVLIWTLSAGSVAKGALLMLAFGLGTLPNLLLMGAAAAKLAKFTRNQTVKRVAGLLIVGLGLLLLWQAF
- a CDS encoding protein disulfide oxidoreductase encodes the protein MTANTSEHNDQPPKKRRWPRWLLEALIILTIIFGVRTWQQRGMLDGEAPDFERTALNGDVIHLDNYRGKPVLLHFWASWCPMCELEQGSISGIAKDWKVITIAFQSGGAEEVQRYMEREKITEWVTIVDEDGSLSGQYGIKGVPTSYVLDEEGIIRFREVGLTSGWGLRLRLWMADWLV
- a CDS encoding cadherin repeat domain-containing protein, with amino-acid sequence MNKFLAADSPTRGKPALLTSVSVLLAVLAIPHIAYADQIIGDGTTHTIGASAIQDMNCQAVTVSSGGVMDLAAGGTLQEVSTLTITGELKGGTGQILKLASWVNNGTVSSIPTKIEFTTDCGPITVAGTSDTDGDGISDDLEGGTDINADGKPDLDVDNDGIYNFLDDDSDGDTKLDKDEGTSDSHNDGIPNWLDANDAPANLAPTITSPAAATFTENASGVVLNVQADDDKDSEGNGLTYSLTNSGTDNALFNINVNNGEITFKTPPDYEAPADNGADNAYSLEIKVCDSASTCAVQTLTVNVTDINETDADGDTDSDGIPDTTDLDDDNDGIADLTECPAKPTKAGATPFEKPDGTLIFSGEVSMSVDGTYDTNSITINKPVGATVAAVYAFSAGTGFGNATSEMKVNGVNVTLDHTETSSAVSGSPSVVNKWGEITNQVGSIIDALPTGASSIQLSETTPANSEGTALIVVWNNPNIVDGMVALKFTSVRTSDGQTVTVPTLPIDTTHPDYALKAGMGISFSVGDPAAGDPQVSTIKVNGTTVSTVAGGYDDGLLANGQLWTIGDDADVFSTTSEKWDIKNNVAQGSTSIAFASSSSHIFDFIGIIWIEGRRIPPDPSTQTSCDHDNDGLDDDFDLDSDNDGIPDNVEAQTTLNYIAPKGDAAANNGLDSAYGAGLTPVNTDNADTADYLDTDSDNDSTDDQTESGNINANATYADPNGSLDTGAITLPNIDKDNEPDFRDATNDTDTDKDGVPDVNDLDTDGDGILNSVEGTADADSDGIANQFDLDSDGDGIPDNIEAQTTAGYKQPAGTVGANGVDTAYGAGLTPVNTDGTDTPDYLDTDSDNSGANDTAEAKLALANADADGDGLDNAIDADDASFGSANAGITDVLGTYPKVDTQVNWRAINTAPVIPNPAAIDYVEKTTAPAVDLAATDDTDTEGDKLVYSVTGGDDAALFTFDTVTGVLTFKATPSFATPTDADGNNTYLVEVAATDSEGVITKKLLTITVLKDTDGDSIGDKNDLDSDNDGILNSVEGTADADNDGIANQFDLDSDGDGIPDNIEAQTTAGFTAPSGIDTDKNGLDDAYGAGLTPINTDGADTPDYLDTDADNSGKNDTGEAGITLTDADTDNDGLDDGIDSNDAGFGPANAGITDVLAAYPDNGTNVYWRLVNAAPVIPNPAALDYVERSTAPAVDLAATDDTDTEGDKLVYSMTGGDDMVLFAIDPATGVLTFKAIPSFAAPTDKDGNNTYLVEVAATDVEGVVTKKLLTITVLKDTDLDGVGDKNDLDVDGDGILNSVEGTADTDTDGIQNQWDLDSDGDGIPDNIEAQTTAGFKAPSGVDADKNGADDAYGAGLTPVDTESDGKPDYIDNDSENTGGDDNTESDVPVLLGVDADKDGLDDVIDSDDTRFGPANAGITDVLAAYPKTGTEVGWRVPNTPPVFTSPAAATFDENSTAVVLNVEITDDKNTEAALGIGYSIVGSDDDARFTIDAKTGDIKFKLVPDYEKPIDKPVGAGDNSYILTVKACDSEGGCSEQTIVINVVDVDEDNDGDGLMDSKEAELGTDRWEADTDGDGLNDGEEVNTLKTDPLKTDTDADGLSDSDEVNKSKTDPLKPDTDGDGVNDGAEVGADPTTPADTDADGTADAFDTDDDNDGTPTAEELPDANGDLNPDDARNTDGDLLPDYLDNDDDGDGVLSQYEDPAGKRDSDKDGIVDTLDADDDNDGLLTEYEQADPNKDGNPADQRDTDKDGIADWLDTDDDGDGVLTMYEMADKDGNGNPTDATDTDADGKFNWLDVDDDNDGILTKYEKPDADANGNPSDALDTDTDSKPNYLDSDDDGDSKLTADEKADKNKDGNPIDAYDADADGIPSYLDANEIPTVVLHVRGFLQGAYSTVDGLMRDDLRKQGLIPAVQPYSNAVTSLGYAGTEALAPSLLTLDDANAPVDWVVVELRSKTSPKTVVARAAAVLQRDGDVANPQTNEAKLLIPNVVEGQYYVSLRHRNHLGLTTLDAMLLSPTLTAVDFTLESQTVMGSYPRLVGKDAALMWAGEANNSDSIIANGPGNDTNVVLGTVLMHPTNLLTNSNFRLKGYHVTDLNLDGISLYSGPSNDINLLLGNVLLHPGNNLFAANYILLGAIPK
- a CDS encoding tail fiber domain-containing protein, whose protein sequence is MNTKKILLAATIQSILCAAPAFAGDVEISLPAAADAFTVDQPAGTELMRVNGDGNVGIGTATPARTLDIVDATAIDNDAAVWITQNASSEHTLTVSGSDVLTQNTGLYLRTQKVGTIKTGNGAELRLGAGNRTDYLNIMPSGNIGIGTTVPSNGTANGGKVLKLDVEGAIGASSYCDENGENCKTILQLAGGGGTADNLGNHTATQNIDLAANKLVGNGGTEGIVIDATGNVGIGTTAPTSLLHVEKDHAGMTAIVVGNPNTGADASARLGVANASKTALLAMNSPNATLNPNSATLFTNADKLIIAPGGDDATRAIHLTGSLNSLSNGLTVHSSTGNIGIGTVTPTEKVDVRGGNVRIESTNLFELQNVANGMGYDIGYGVGTTLMSQNHINYVIDSVDNGTTGAHKFLTRSAGATVELLKILENGNATLKGTLTQSSDERLKEEIKPVSDALEKVKQLQGVTFKWKDAKNNDTDTQLGLIAQQVEKVMPEVVETTDDADKTKSVAYANLVALLIEGMKEQQAQIDAQQQRIDALEAKLK